From a single Drosophila sulfurigaster albostrigata strain 15112-1811.04 chromosome 3, ASM2355843v2, whole genome shotgun sequence genomic region:
- the LOC133846275 gene encoding telomere-associated protein RIF1 has translation MDVDAEEGQAYHTVQLSTKEMLKNNRRQHYCKMIDLLASSCKASGLVNTSFTNEELVQFWLGDIAPLMFDDDRSIQNSAVAALAEALVALDVTVIHEAKCWPQLRSEFVTNYTKNIGEMRDAKNNNWHKIWTLLVQIMDSELLRGCTYINKFLAVVELGFRNPDNGVRSEAFLCWRVLIKIFAAYNELAAGKRLRLLLIPLRTSQSRSAHVSSIKLRVWWYLITCLEDELPNLFDNVVEYFLSFLFGSGSSKAQATGLAHSYQTAREMALPCLVALWNMEPASEGLQRSLRELRLETLSQPSPLMNIEHMQQHWRPMLAAVIAAIKLVSRQDDSTEAEQELLHLLLRNLTLAMHKLRVAPFIVASCTELQKTLSGDGRIVRSFFNTYAGAGAVSERVDSLSVLEAYMKLCLKARSEVPPAILQRCITLIYAPEQLEAHNTSEFRLINDFAVLLMQSNDDEDYEAFGVKLHIWRQLSQSLLSYLRENPLEYRVAHNAMLLDNWILWPLQSCSSFAGRRAHSAFDGAFCEQWKQLVNSGHNANERKEFVGQLKTALVDLLKNSSKEEPHFAELFDIYVGAVLKLGICKDAPLYKDVFGVLQALFERPALSQSLLEGCLNTLRNLLLELRQNELMVIFDALKPTLAAALQCWSKRKCDGSFLNEWKRAIQEKFRKLAMKSMTNQLKELFKGDDLFVIIPSVWSLNPDKLTDRQKERFAEKSDIPALYNDMSQSQDSSIKPWTPKKVVIAKSKQSELAIGGDKEDVTEANDDVVVIDESPPAELPVVPATPTRRRQTIDEVHSTEKYNFRKPRTPPEEEERATNKSSTASNEDTPIRQTRQRASQKDNKAEQPAAAAATEKLRSPRKQSAPATPTTAAVSKPVVSLANKSKDAVKAINMQSEDLFADLSTPTPLQPSGHLPSELAKKASSAPETQLSPSPEQLPAELITEPLPAAEMSPRKCTPRLCNLNSPPDRKQTNNSSSPTLRPKPSAHLTGRGAQLINMIRNKKLDTAALSSSTSSSASSLAGPSTRSQLTPARIAERSELVSTPTCELNELPVEHTSTPILQAKELLIFSKRLPSPSASPSASILKRKLRCESMDDFESPAMKRKRVSFHDPPVSVTKEYLRDADETRSNKSKRCLLPDKTTATASPSEARQALKRRGRLDSIIEIEKFAHEQTARSADKSMDKSQDAIEDEAFVTLKWNETTTMTNTSHVADKPDTDGAATTSTTTVLPRRDLAILDTDAALDLVVEQCSLDNVLERYFAKASGSNLKSAHTLAKFLSHQMNSNDKLKTSVLETLSENHSKEFLDHAVRENLSSVVCDRLNPNSVLEYICAKSKINNSCRSNLLAQVPGMIRLEAERMSLLQQLLQQCSPSDDQLLDLIGQLMQLRADKTGERNSNSAGNSCGGIANDDDNVAETAADSSSNL, from the exons ATGGATGTTGATGCAGAAGAGGGTCAAGCGTACCACACGGTGCAGTTGTCTACAAAAGAAATGCTAAAAAACAATCGACGTCAACATTACTGCAAA atGATTGACCTCCTCGCCAGCAGTTGCAAAGCTTCAGGTTTGGTAAACACCTCGTTCACTAACGAGGAGCTCGTTCAATTCTGGTTGGGCGACATTGCGCCTCTGATGTTTGATGATGATCGCAGTATACAGAATAGCGCTGTTGCTGCGCTAGCTGAGGCTCTGGTTGCCCTAGATGTGACTGTCATACATGAGGCCAAGTGCTGGCCACAATTGCGCAGCGAGTTTGTCACAAACTACACAAAGAACATTGGCGAGATGCGCGATGCCAAGAACAATAATTGGCACAAGATCTGGACCCTATTGGTACAGATCATGGACAGCGAACTGCTGCGCGGCTGCACGTACATCAACAAATTCCTGGCAGTCGTCGAACTGGGCTTTCGCAATCCCGACAACGGTGTGCGCTCCGAGGCCTTCCTTTGCTGGCGTGTGCTCATCAAGATATTTGCCGCCTACAATGAGCTGGCGGCGGGCAAACGATTGAGGCTTTTGCTTATACCCTTGCGCACATCGCAGTCGCGTTCAGCACACGTCAGCAGTATCAAGTTGCGTGTGTGGTGGTATCTGATAACTTGCCTGGAAGATGAGCTGCCCAATTTGTTTGACAATGTAGTCGAATACTTCTTAAGCTTCCTTTTTGGTAGCGGCTCCAGCAAGGCACAAGCCACAGGCTTGGCGCACAGCTATCAGACAGCCCGTGAAATGGCCTTGCCCTGCCTCGTTGCACTGTGGAACATGGAGCCAGCGTCGGAGGGATTGCAACGCAGCTTACGCGAGCTACGCCTCGAGACGCTCTCACAACCATCGCCGCTGATGAACATCGAACACATGCAGCAGCACTGGCGTCCCATGCTGGCAGCCGTTATAGCGGCAATTAAATTGGTTTCCCGGCAGGATGACAGCACCGAGGCCGAACAGGAGCTgctgcacctgctgctgcGCAATCTGACTCTCGCGATGCACAAGCTGCGCGTCGCTCCCTTCATTGTGGCCAGCTGCACGGAGCTGCAGAAGACACTGTCTGGAGATGGACGCATTGTGCGCTCCTTCTTTAACACATACGCTGGCGCCGGTGCGGTGTCGGAACGCGTCGACTCGCTGTCAGTGCTGGAAGCCTACATGAAGCTCTGCCTAAAAGCGCGCTCCGAAGTACCGCCTGCCATACTGCAGCGTTGCATTACACTCATCTATGCTCCCGAGCAACTGGAGGCTCACAACACCAGCGAATTTCGATTGATAAACGACTTTGCCGTGCTGCTGATGCAAAGCAACGATGACGAGGATTACGAAGCCTTTGGCGTGAAGTTGCACATTTGGCGACAGCTTTCGCAATCGCTGCTTAGCTATCTGCGCGAGAATCCCCTCGAATATCGTGTGGCCCACAATGCCATGCTACTGGACAACTGGATTTTGTGGCCGCTGCAGTCGTGCTCCAGTTTTGCGGGACGTCGTGCGCACAGCGCCTTCGATGGTGCCTTCTGTGAGCAGTGGAAGCAACTCGTCAATTCCGGTCACAATGCCAACGAACGTAAAGAATTTGTCGGCCAACTGAAGACAGCTCTCGTTGATCTGTTgaagaacagcagcaaagaGGAGCCACATTTTGCAGAGCTGTTTGATATATATGTTGGCGCAGTACTCAAGCTGGGCATCTGCAAGGATGCACCGCTCTACAAAGACGTTTTCGGCGTGCTACAAGCGCTCTTTGAGCGTCCAGCGTTGTCGCAGTCTCTTCTCGAGGGTTGCCTCAACACGCTGCGCAATCTGCTGCTGGAGCTGCGACAGAACGAGCTGATGGTCATCTTTGATGCACTAAAACCAACGCTGGCCGCTGCTCTGCAATGCTGGAGCAAACGTAAGTGCGACGGTAGCTTCCTCAACGAGTGGAAACGCGCCATACAGGAGAAGTTCCGCAAGCTAGCGATGAAGAGCATGACCAATCAACTGAAGGAGCTCTTCAAGGGCGATGATCTGTTTGTTATTATACCGTCCGTGTGGAGTCTGAATCCCGACAAGCTCACCGATCGTCAGAAGGAACGTTTCGCCGAAAAGTCCGACATACCAGCTCTCTACAACGACATGAGTCAGTCGCAGGACTCGTCCATCAAGCCCTGGACACCCAAGAAAGTGGTGATTGCGAAGAGCAAGCAGTCGGAACTGGCGATTGGCGGCGATAAGGAGGATGTCACCGAGGCTAACGATGACGTTGTGGTCATCGATGAATCGCCCCCAGCAGAGTTGCCAGTGGTgccagccacgcccacgcgTCGCCGTCAAACCATCGATGAAGTGCATAGCACTGAAAAGTACAATTTCCGCAAACCACGCACACCACCTGAAGAAGAGGAGCGGGCTACAAACAAATCCTCAACCGCCTCCAATGAGGACACACCCATTCGCCAGACGCGCCAACGCGCTTCGcaaaaagacaacaaagcCGAGCAACctgcagctgcggctgctACCGAAAAATTGCGCTCACCTCGCAAACAATCGGCGCCAGCAACCCCGACGACAGCAG CTGTCAGCAAACCTGTTGTGTCTCTTGCTAACAAGTCGAAAGATGCTGTCAAAGCCATCAACATGCAAAGCGAGGATTTGTTTGCAGATTTGTCAACACCAACACCCCTACAGCCAAGTGGGCATCTGCCGTCCGAGCTGGCCAAGAAGGCATCAAGTGCACCGGAAACCCAGCTGAGCCCCTCACCCGAACAGCTGCCAGCGGAGCTCATCACCGAACCCTTGCCCGCAGCAGAGATGTCGCCTAGGAAATGCACACCACGACTATGCAATCTG AATTCTCCACCGGATCGCAAGCAGACCAACAACTCGTCGAGTCCCACGCTGCGTCCCAAGCCGTCAGCTCATCTGACAGGACGTGGCGCACAGCTGATCAATATGATAAGAAACAAGAAACTGGATACTGCAGCGctctcctcctccacctccagCTCCGCATCGTCGTTAGCCGGACCCTCGACACGTAGCCAGTTGACGCCGGCGCGTATCGCGGAGCGCTCTGAGCTGGTGTCGACGCCCACCTGCGAGCTGAACGAACTGCCCGTGGAACACACATCGACGCCCATACTGCAGGCCAAAGAACTGTTGATCTTCTCGAAGCGATTGCCCTCGCCATCGGCCAGTCCATCGGCATCCATACTGAAGCGCAAGTTGCGCTGCGAAAGCATGGATGACTTTGAGTCGCCGGCAATGAAACGCAAGCGCGTCAGCTTCCACGATCCACCCGTTTCTGTGACCAAAGAGTATTTGCGAGATGCCGACGAGACGCGCAGCAACAAGTCAAAGCGTTGCCTGCTACCGGacaagacaacagcaacagcatcgccATCGGAGGCACGACAGGCGTTGAAGCGACGCGGTCGCTTGGATAGCATCATTGAGATTGAGAAGTTTGCCCATGAACAGACGGCCAGAAGTGCGGACAAGTCGATGGACAAGAGTCAGGATGCCATCGAGGATGAGGCATTCGTCACGCTCAAGTGGAATGAAACCACAACAATGACAAACACCAGCCACGTTGCCGATAAGCCAGATACAGAtggggcagcaacaacaagcacaacaacagtaTTGCCCCGGCGTGACTTGGCCATTTTGGACACAGATGCCGCACTGGATCTGGTTGTGGAGCAATGCTCGCTGGACAATGTGCTGGAGCGCTACTTTGCCAAGGCCAGTGGCTCCAATCTCAAGAGCGCTCACACTCTGGCCAAATTCCTGTCGCATCAGATGAATAGCAACGACAAGTTGAAGACTAGCGTGCTGGAAACGCTCTCGGAGAATCATTCCAAGGAGTTTCTGGATCATGCCGTGCGCGAGAATCTCTCGTCCGTCGTGTGCGATCGTCTCAATCCCAACTCTGTGCTGGAGTACATCTGCGCCAAGTccaaaatcaacaacagctGCCGCAGCAATTTGTTGGCCCAGGTGCCGGGCATGATACGCCTGGAAGCGGAGCGTATGTCGCTGCTccagcaactgctgcagcagtGCAGCCCCAGCGATGACCAGTTGCTCGATCTCATTGGCCAGCTGATGCAGTTGCGCGCCGACAAGACCGGCgaacgcaacagcaacagcgccgGCAACAGCTGCGGGGGCATcgccaacgacgacgacaatgtGGCCGAAACCGCTGCAGACTCATCCTCGAATTTGTGA
- the LOC133846276 gene encoding glycerol-3-phosphate dehydrogenase, mitochondrial, whose amino-acid sequence MSSRMFKFGVTAASACVGSVIASWSIDRWNSPHVVNNAVQRPPKRKRTLPMRSEQIKSLMSGEEFDVLIIGGGATGAGCALDSVTRGLKTALVELDDFASGTSSRSTKLIHGGVRYLQKAILGLDLEQYRMVKEALQERATMLESAPHLTHPLPIMLPVYTWWQVPYYWVGIKAYDLVAGDRNVKSSYLLSKNDALELFPMLKKDKLCGAIVYYDGQQDDARMCLAVALTAARHGATVCNHVEVKELIKKDDGTGKKVLCGAKVKDHISGKEFTVKAKCIINATGPFTDSIRKMDEPTVKSICSPSSGVHIVLPGYYSPDQMGLLDPSTSDGRVIFFLPWQRQTIAGTTDLPCDITHSPRPTEDEIQFILSEIKNYLNADVEVRRGDVLSAWSGIRPLVSDPNKDDTQSLARNHIVHVSPSNLVTIAGGKWTTYRAMAEHTIDAAIKACNLKPERPEAVTSYLKIEGGQGWTPTMYIRLVQDFGLECEVAQHLAKSYGDRAFAVSKLATLTGKRWPIIGNRIHPEFPYIDAEIRYGVREYACTAVDMIARRLRLAFLNVQAAQEALPVIVDIMGEELQWSKDEKERQIKHATDFLANEMGHSINRTSKERIPIKLSKEEIQTYVKRFQLIDKDKKGYVSINDIRRALKSFGDGDVSGEQLHEILKEIDTNMNGQVELDEYLQMMSAIKTGDVAYSRFARMAELEEQKHEAANLKQKISVDRSGGGL is encoded by the exons ATGTCGTCGCGTATGTTTAAATTCGGCGTCACGGCGGCCAGCGCCTGTGTTGGCTCTGTGATAGCGTCGTGGAGCATCGATCGCTGGAACTCTCCACATGTG GTCAACAATGCCGTGCAACGTCCCCCTAAACGCAAGCGCACTCTGCCCATGCGCAGCGAACAAATCAAGTCTCTGATGAGCGGCGAGGAATTCGATGTACTCATTATTGGCGGTGGCGCCACCGGAGCGGGTTGCGCCCTGGACTCTGTTACCAGAG GTCTGAAGACGGCGCTCGTCGAGCTAGATGACTTTGCCAGCGGCACCTCATCGCGTTCCACCAAGCTGATCCATGGTGGCGTGCGTTATCTGCAGAAGGCCATTCTAGGC CTAGACTTGGAGCAGTACAGGATGGTGAAGGAGGCGCTGCAGGAGCGTGCCACAATGCTTGAGTCGGCGCCCCATTTGACGCATCCGCTGCCCATTATGCTGCCTGTTTACAC ATGGTGGCAGGTGCCCTACTATTGGGTGGGCATCAAGGCCTACGATCTGGTGGCAGGTGATCGCAATGTGAAGAGCTCGTATCTGTTGTCGAAGAACGATGCTCTCGAGCTGTTCCCCATGCTCAAGAAGGACAAGCTGTGCGGTGCCATTGTCTACTACGATGGCCAGCAGGATGATGCTCGCATGTGCCTCGCCGTTGCACTGACTGCGGCCAGACACGGTGCCACCGTTTGCAATCATGTGGAGGTCAAGGAGCTGATCAAGAAGGACGATGGCACCGGCAAGAAGGTGCTGTGCGGCGCCAAGGTCAAGGATCATATTTCTGGCAAGGAGTTCACCGTGAAGGCCAAGTGCATCATCAATGCCACCGGCCCATTCACCGACTCCATTCGCAAAATGGACGAGCCAACGGTGAAGAGCATCTGCAGCCCCAGCTCGGGTGTGCATATTGTACTGCCCGGCTACTACAGTCCCGATCAAATGGGTCTGCTGGATCCGTCCACCTCAGATGGTCGTGTCATCTTCTTCCTACCGTGGCAACGTCAAACCATTGCCGGCACCACAGATCTGCCCTGCGATATTACGCACAGTCCCCGCCCCACCGAGGATGAGATTCAATTCATTCTGAGCGAAATCAAAAACTATCTGAATGCCGATGTTGAGGTGCGTCGTGGCGATGTGCTCTCCGCCTGGAGCGGCATTCGTCCGCTCGTCTCCGATCCGAACAAGGACGACACACAGTCGCTGGCTCGTAATCACATTGTCCACGTCAGCCCCTCGAATTTAGTCACCATTGCCGGCGGCAAGTGGACCACCTACAGAGCCATGGCCGAGCACACAATCGATGCAGCCATTAAGG CTTGCAACCTGAAGCCTGAGCGCCCAGAGGCTGTGACATCTTATCTGAAGATTGAAGGCGGTCAGGGCTGGACACCAACCATGTACATCAGACTGGTGCAAGATTTCGGACTGGAGTGCGAGGTGGCACAGCATCTGGCCAAATCATATGGCGATCGTGCCTTTGCCGTCTCCAAGCTGGCAACACTGACTGGCAAACGTTGGCCCATCATTGGCAATCGCATCCATCCCGAGTTCCCCTACATCGATGCAGAGATTCGTTATGGTGTGCGTGAATACGCTTGCACTGCCGTCGATATGATTGCGCGTCGTCTGCGCTTGGCCTTCCTCAATGTGCAGGCCGCACAGGAGGCATTGCCTGTCATTGTGGACATTATGGGCGAGGAGCTGCAGTGGTCCAAGGATGAGAAGGAGCGTCAAATCAAGCATGCCACCGATTTCTTGGCCAACGAGATGGGACACTCGATCAATCGCACATCGAAGGAGAGAATACCGATTAAGCTGTCCAAGGAGGAGATTCAGACATATGTGAAACGCTTCCAGTTGATCGACAAGGACAAGAAGGGTTATGTCTCCATCAATGACATTAGACGGGCACTCAAGAGCTTCGGCGATGGCGATGTGTCTGGCGAGCAGCTGCACGAGATTCTCAAGGAGATTGACACCAACATGAATGGCCAAGTGGAGCTCGACGAATATCTACAG aTGATGTCGGCAATCAAGACTGGCGATGTGGCCTATTCCCGATTTGCGCGCATGGCCGAGCTGGAGGAGCAGAAGCACGAGGCGGCCAATCTCAAGCAGAAGATCAGTGTCGATCGCTCCGGTGGCGGCCTCTAA